The genomic interval CTCTACAGAAGAAGTATAGTGAGGAGCTGAAAAGCAGCCAGGATGGTAAGGATTATTTTTGCATTACATATGTAacctaatttagattttttttctgtagattaGCTATTTTCAAAGGAATTCAAGATAGAAACATTTACAATTATGTTTTAGTGTAACAAAGTCTGCCATGTGTATGGGTGGCAAAAAATAGAATACTCTGTTGAAGAAACCTTAAACTGctttaaatcttcttttttttaagcatttcccCCCTAGTGCTAATCCCGagtgtcacactcggggtcactaaaaagattaaaaaaaaaaaaaacaccttgttctgttgtcgtccTGCTGGTACCCTCAGGTCTTCGGCACACGTCTTCTCCCTTCGAACTCCAGCCGgcaaatgcagagacgatctccggggtttccctgtgacgttggtgcagccaggagatatatatatatatatatatatatatatatatatatattactgtacagttattacatgtatcacaattttttcttttaacagatttttgtgttttttaatttaaagtttattattaaatttattaaatattggacatatttcagtgagttatgcctaagaattaaaggcctacaatgtaaaataaattttcatgctaaaaaatgtaacactttttgcttggaaatatcaacagaattagaacgctagggggcttAACTGTGACTTGTTTGTCTGTCCTATCTAAATAGGACTGCCaagtacgtgtgtgtgtgtgtgtgtgtgtgtgtgtgtgtgtgtgtgtatagtggtCCTACTTCTAGATCAGctgtccccaacctgtggtcagttcacggctctggctggtgcatcccccagcAGGTCAAGTGAGACACCCCACTTGAAGGGGGGGTTTGCACCGACTAGAGGCGCGGGCCATGTCTCCCATaagcatcgcaggctcagggcggtaggcAGGTTGTGTCGCAGAGTGGTAGAGTTCGCGGGTtttggcattatgatgtcactcatTATGATGTCACTTGAATGACACACTGTTCCCCATGCATGAGCGGTCCGgagtcagtaaatttagtggtcctcgacatccaaaaggttggggaccactgttctggAGCGACCATTGGTTTGGCCATTTTTATCTAGGtacaaggggtgctgagaagttcctggctttgcccagaaagaagggagccagagttatgaaataacacatttattcaacatattccccccgagactgatgcacttggtacatcGTAGTTGCAGGTTTtttagactgttcaaataaaagtcctatGTTTGGGcctcaaaccagctctcagcagcatctttgacgtcagaaatgtccccttcaggtgttttttcatattcagggaacagataatagtccacaggggccaggtcaggtgagtaaggGGGATGatagaccaattggaaacccagggtgttcaatttggcatcCACAACGTTGGACTTGTGTGCGGGTGgcttgtcctgcaaaaaaaggatctttggtcaacttttcacagcATTtggtcttaattgcctccttcagctggtccaggaggttagcataatactgcccggtgatactagagccctgaggtaggtagtccaccaacagaatataaTCTCTGTACCAGAAAACGCactccattacttttttggccgatttctgggttcggaactttttcagacgcggggacccgctgtggcgctattcctttgactgttccttggtttcaggatcatagatgtggagccaggtttcatcatcagtcactaacctagtcaaaaagtcctgttcagcttcaaaatggggcaaaacggctttggatgcctcaactcattccttctgatcactgatcAAACATTTCGGCATCCCCTTGAATGAAAACTTTCCCATGTCTAGAATAgttgtgataacaaacccaacacgctcccatgagatgtcaagtatctgggctatcttttttttatggatattggcctcaataatcagctcatggacagcatcgcaggttgccgggtcagttgaagtTGGGAGgtgcccactgcagggctcatcttcaacggtgaaattcccagtcttgaaacgagatatcaaggttttgacagtgctgtaggaaggacacttctcccccagtgtttgtgacatctcagtgtaaatgtcttttgctgactttccctggagaaacaaaaacttcatgatggcctgtaattccaacgacgtgaaacttgcttgtgcctctgccatcacagcttctcactaaaagataaGAGATTTACGAATTACAAgtacctgatatttgcacagttaacatactaagatattagggtctcatatgcccccacactaatttttctatttcatctggaagggggcaaagccaggaacttctcagcaccccctcgtagatgGTAATACCCTGTGTGTTAATTGGACAGCtgatttattcacattttatgaAGAAGCCGTATAAAACCACCAGtgtgtagcactgcaaagcaGAAAACAATGCCTggataaataattacaaaatatggtGGCCGTTGTGTGTATAAATGATTACAAATTATACCTCAACAAGGTTTTGAAAAAGTCAACATACGCCAATAAGAATATTTACAACAAGTTGATAAGTTTTTAAGatccatataaaataaatatctaaaaggTAGATCTTTTATTGGGAACTACACACTCCAAAATAATCTCTCATTGCTATAGTTTTGTATATTCTGCTCTGCTTCAGTCAGCCAAATAATGGCAATAGCAAAGTCAGACATGTAAAGATAATAAGACAAGCACGCAGTTACTTAATACACCaattagttagaaaaaaaattgtctgaatCGCCCATCATCTGACTTTTACTCATGGTGGCCTGTACTCATTGTTGCCCCAGCCATTTAACAAAACCTTTTCAATGCAAAGGCAAAGCTTCAAGGTGAAGATCTTAGAGTAGTTCTGAAGATACATAATgaagaagacgtctccggaggagctgtggggaccaggtaagtggggttttCTGTAATccattgtcatacaatgttgtatgacaatcagattgcactgtaagggGATTTGAATTTGGCGCTGCAGCCAAAGCAACGCTTGATTCTaattttagctaccccgagcctagtttgaggtaaacgcttttagcaatttttttttaccccgaactaggttTGGGTTAACGGCCCgggaggttaaaaagaaaaatagaaatgttctACTTTCAGGCAACTCTTGTGTAAAGATTTGCTAATATGATGTAATTTGCTGCTTTTGACACCTACTTTATACGTTTTATcagattttctttacattttaacaagCAGTGACCCAGAAAACATAAGTTTATCACTGCTATTAACAAGcagccttgtaaaaaaaaatcaggacccCACAATGCTTAGTGAAATATACTAGGAATGTCTTGTGTCATtaacaaattatatttcttttatatccaGTTTACAGTAAACACATTTGGTTTGCATCCATGCCTTAAtgcttttaaagaggaactaaacaaaattcccccaaaacaaaaaaaaatacacttgccctcaatcccgcagcgcagtcgatcggtccgaagatctcttccattgggtcccacgtcctCCCGGCATCTGTCTCTGTTAtgtcttcttccgggttcttcttcctacatcacctgacccaggcgcgagatcaggtggcgtaggttggaaaaaaacttgcagtgaGAGCGgcaattgttttcccttttcacaaaaaggctccttctgcgcatgcccaagatgtttttttttttttttttaaagggtgttgcacttaaaaataaaaccaaacagaCAGAATTTTTGCCTtgtataaaatggttgtctaccaaACTCCTGTGACCTAGAGCAATCcaaccatcactactttccatttacatcattacatttacatacatgtaaTAGGGGGTCGTGGGTAGGCAAAACATCTCCTCTGACCAGTGCTTGTATTATTCCCTTACAATCTGTTATTTGTATTAACACTGAATGAAGACATCAAACagcaaataattacttttattttacatttcacacaCAATGTTAGTCAAGCTGCATTACCTGGCATTTTCTTGACAGCTACACTTCAGATTTATTTTTGGCATGTTTGTAATGTAAAGACAGCTGTCTATGTAATAaagcattttacaaagtaaacattCTAATGTGCATATTGAACATATTACTTTTAAACCAGCTcatttagatatttaaaatacatatttcttttttttaacaaaaatgcagtgtattttgtttccttttaaagtACGGTTTTTAATTTTGTGTCGTGTTTTCTGTCATCAGAGCTGAATGACTTCATTATCCAATTAGATGAAGAGGTTGAGGGAATGCAAAGCACTATTTTGGTCCTCCAACAGCAGCTGAAGGAATCCCGACAACAGCTATCTCAGTTGCAACAGCAACAATCTCAATACTCTGCAATTAGGACTCCAACAGAGCCCAAGGAAGAAGGGGAATCGGGCGGTAAGGATTGCAGTCGCTTGTCAAACGGACCGAGCAACGGAGGCTCCTCTCACCAGAGAACTCACAGCTCTACAGGGCTTTATAGAGAGAGTAGTAATGCAGATGATGACTTTCCTGCATCTCCAATGAATGAGGGCAAGTTGTCAAACCACTCGGAGGAGAGAACTGGTAGAGGTGGAGGCAGCTATATAAATCCACTTAGTACTGGGTATGAGAGTGTAGACTCGCCAACTGGAAGTGAGAACTCTCTCACTCACCATTCAAATGACACAGACTCCAATCATGACTCTCAGGAGGAGAAACCAAGAAGTGGGAAAGGCAGCCGAACTCTAAGCTCCCGTCACATTCAAAATGGCCTGGACTCTGCAGCGAATATGCAGGGCtctgttttgtaaaaataaaccagataaactttttttccttttttttatacattctttaATTTCAGAACTAATACTGTCCAGTGCATATTTTGTCATAATTTTTGccttttgagttttgtttttcattgttgcTTACTGTAATACCTCTGCCAATTTGGatattttaacagataattaAGTTGAAAGTTGTTaagataaaaaatttaaatttgtttggacgattatttttatgtaaggtaatgAAAAGCTGAACTAATTTACAACTTTGGAAATATTTCACAAATGATGTCTGTACAACATGTACCTAAAATCTTTGCTGTGTAATGGCATTCCTACCCATGTTTTCATCTTACCTAGATGATCTCTTTCATGGTACTGTGTGGGTTTGGCTGCCAAAGTTTGCCCGTGACATAGCTATACCGCAGGTTGGACTATTAGAGTCCTCTGGTAGTTTCAGTGTTAAACACAGTTTTGCTTTCttcagtaaaaataacatttgttcatggctgattttccttctttaaatgGCTGAACGTTAAAGACTTGTGTGCCGTTGCTCAGTTTCAAACTGTTGTACTTTGTTTATGCATATGATTCTGTGACTCCAATATACCTTGCCTGTACTGACCAaaccaaaataaagatttttaatgtcACCTTTACACAGACATTTTGTGCGTTCAGTAACTGAAATGATGGCATGAAATCTcatacccccccaaaaaaagctgTCATTATGGTGACTTGTTTCCAAGGAGGGGATGAGTCTAAGAAATTACTGCAATGCCTACCTCAACTGTATTCTACCAACCTCTCCTCTCCAATGAAGCTTTTTGTGTGCTTCGAAGTTGAGGACAAACATCTTATATATGTTGGCCCAGTGGGGTGAAAAATTATTTAACTCACCTTCCTGAGCAGTTTATAAGGAAACCGCTACTGTGAAGTATTTTCACTGTAATTGTATTTCTGCAAATAGATGTTGCCAGAAGTTTGGTACATTTAAATCTGACCAAAACCAAGCCTGCGGGGTCAAGGTTTTTGACATAATTTATGTTTTGGAACATTCACCAAGAAAATATTTAACCAAAGACTACCAGACCAGGCATTTGAGATATGTCGGCCAACATATTTTCTCTGTACAGATTTCCCTTGATGAAAAAGAACAACAAATCTGGAATTAGTCTGGCATACCTTATGCCCTACCTGCCTTTTCAGAGGAAGAGCTGCACATGAATATTGGTTAATTTTGTGCTTCATATAAGTTCATTTGTTACTGGCCTCTTCCCTGGTTTGTAGTACAATTATAAACATCACTCCGTTCATCAGAGAAACATCACAGCATGGATGTAAATCCACTCTCCAGACTTTCCCAGCCTCCATGTGATAAGAAAACTAAGCACGTTTATCATTTCTATAAAACTCAATTTCTGTATTAATTGTGTGGCAAATATTTAGACACTTTGCCCAGAGTACTGCTAACGTAGTAAAGCTAACGTAACAGAAAagtggaggctgccattgctatgATCCTGACTTTATGCCAAGGTATGCCAATTTTGAAACAACTTTGAAGATGTAATGCCTCAGGTGCCTGTGGATATACTTACAATGCATTTTTGAACAACAGGATAGTATGTAAATAACAACAAGACAGTATGTAAATGTTGATCTTTCCTCATAAAGTCAATGGCTGGCTCACTTTTGGCATTTAAATAACTGGACCAAATTGCCAAATGAATGGGCCAGGCATCAGCTTGTTGGTATTTATCActaaaacctgaaatatatttgtttgcagTCACACTGAAGGTCTGTAGAATATTTGCCATGGTGCATTGAGCATTTGGGTATGTGTAATTAGTGTTTGTTTTATATCAATCCTTGTAACACGGTGGAaatatttgtgggactacaagtgtcaggagtggttaaagaacaacacaaaactcTCAGACTCTGATTAATTAAGAGTTAGTACTTCTCTTTATTGAATGGGTACAATTGTCTAAAACAGCAACAGCAAGATCACAGGACTGTTTACCCCATGGAGTGTCTATTtacatatcatctaactgggaaagTCAGGCATGAAGAAGCTGGGATTTCTTTACCCGTatacagaaaatgtcagcgttGGCACTCAATTCtttgatatctggagttaacaaatATACACTGATCTCCAGTCAACTCAGTACATGATCTTTACTAGCTcactttgaccaaacctccttgttacaatataatgtgaaaaaatttgcaattgttagtatgagaatattttttgtatattaccagctgcatTCTCTCTCATACCCCATCGAGACAGCAGCCATAACTtttttcttatcaggtcactccaaccACAAgcgtgggaaggaggacacaggATGACCACCAGACCAGACAGCTTACACAGATCCACCTGTATATCCAAattacatgtattcagtatttcaggtttttgtatttaacttgctaaagattaactcttaggtggttCTTTAGTGGGATATTCTGAAACCCTCAGTATTCCTTCTACAATCCTGTCCCCAGGACCCAtagtgtgagtgtgtgtgttttatatatatttttgagtaCAGTTACATTTAGTATCTGGTAGGGATGCATAAAAACACTTAGTTTTGTCTCTAGAAAAGCCTTATTTCTTTATGTTCTGTATACAAACCCTGAACTGGTACTGGAGTGTGGTAATTGGCACCATTCTGCAAAATGTAGTATACCCATACCTACCCACACCATGAAGACAGGaatgcttaaagcgtacctaaactcagaatttttactttacaaagaagggtagacatttttttttaaaaaaagggtccCGCACTGCCCCCTTAAATCTTGACTGCTAGGTGATTAggaattaatgggagcgcagagcctcccgggatatctacatcacgtattctgggaggctctttGCTGCTCATTCTGCATATGCCCAAGCATCTTGTGTAtacgcagaagaagcccttttttttcccccaatctacgttacctgatcttgcTCCtccacagtgcgagattgggtgacgcaggaagaagagaggaaaagatgtCCGCaccgggctgaagacagataccgagaCAATGTGGGACCCGATGGCAGAAACCCCCCAAGGatagactgctctgtgggataaaagggaagtgtgatttttttgttttgggtttacttacactttaaactCCATTAAAGGTGAGTGAAAGTGCAAATTGGtaagaaaaataacataaaaaagttattAACTATGCCCTGGGGTACATTTAAATCAGTCATTAGGCAATAGAAAACATGGCAAGGCTGT from Pyxicephalus adspersus chromosome 4, UCB_Pads_2.0, whole genome shotgun sequence carries:
- the WTAP gene encoding pre-mRNA-splicing regulator WTAP, producing MTNEEPLPKKVRLTEADFKVLPREELLLRWKQYEAYVQALENKYTDLNSNDVTGLRESEEKLKQQQQESARRENILVMRLATKEQEMQECTNQIQHLKQVQQPSVAQLRTTMVDPAINLFFLKMKAELEQTKDKLEQAQNELSAWKFTPDSQTGKKLMAKCRMLIQENQELGRQLSQGRIAQLEAELALQKKYSEELKSSQDELNDFIIQLDEEVEGMQSTILVLQQQLKESRQQLSQLQQQQSQYSAIRTPTEPKEEGESGGKDCSRLSNGPSNGGSSHQRTHSSTGLYRESSNADDDFPASPMNEGKLSNHSEERTGRGGGSYINPLSTGYESVDSPTGSENSLTHHSNDTDSNHDSQEEKPRSGKGSRTLSSRHIQNGLDSAANMQGSVL